One Gavia stellata isolate bGavSte3 chromosome 20, bGavSte3.hap2, whole genome shotgun sequence genomic region harbors:
- the LOC104262492 gene encoding perilipin-3 produces MEYGVVFGSSLLVICSPHAGQKSQRGGSPAALSLFFLNHGTKCISVAMASAMPDKEEAAKSSLEVKEEEQQDAVNQVANLTLVSSASDMVSTAYASAKESHPYIRSVCDAAEKGVKSVTEATASCVQPVLTTLEPHVAAASEYASKGLDKLGEKLPLLQKPVDQIISETKELVSSKVADAKDAVSSKVMGVVDVTKDTLQSSVETARSAVTSSVGMVMDSRAGQMAVSGAEAVLGRTEDTSLPIGNEELAKLAVSEEGADIMSVKEQQEKRRYFVRLGSLSDELRLFAYLRSTEKMKQVWQGMQEALAQLHCAIELIEVFKQGFNQKLQEGQEKLHQMWLDWSRKSSKESGDEGSAEPEEMESLALLMACSITQQLQITCCKIVSAIQGLPSSLQDKVKQSLSTIEELHASFSAANSLQDLPSSVLTQSQRQLAVIREYMEELLDYLKNNTPLSWLVGPFSPREEEVETSREEEPLQEKEAGTAGAGDQEASTTLM; encoded by the exons ATGGAGTATGGTGTGGTGTTTGGTTCTTCTTTGCTGGTCATCTGCTCACCTCACGCAGGACAAAAAAG TCAGAGGGGAGGCTCACCAGCTGCTTTGTCTCTCTTCTTCCTGAACCATGGTACTAAATGCATTTCAGTGGCAATGGCCTCAGCTATGCCTGACAAAGAGGAAGCTGCCAAGAGCTCTCTGGAGgtgaaggaagaggagcagcag GATGCAGTAAATCAGGTGGCTAACCTGACCTTGGTCAGTTCTGCCAGTGACATGGTTTCTACAGCTTATGCCTCTGCTAAGGAGAGCCACCCTTACATCAGATCTGTGTGTgatgcagcagagaaaggagtGAAGAGTGTGACTGAAGCCACAGCCAGCTGTGTGCAGCCAGTTCTGACTACGCTGGAGCCTCATG ttGCTGCAGCAAGTGAGTATGCCTCCAAGGGCTTGGATAAACTAGGAGAAAAGCTCCCACTCCTTCAAAAGCCAGTGGACCAG attatttctgaaacaaaagagCTGGTGTCATCCAAAGTGGCTGAtgcaaaggatgctgtgagcAGCAAAGTGATGGGGGTGGTAGATGTAACTAAGGACACTCTTCAGAGCAGTGTGGAGACTGCCAGGTCTGCAGTGACCAGCAGTGTGGGGATGGTTATGGACTCCAGAGCGGGCCAGATGGCTGTAAGTGGGGCAGAAGCTGTGCTGGGGAGAACAGAAGACACCTCTCTCCCCATTGGAAATGAGGAACTAG CCAAACTGGCAGTGTCTGAGGAGGGTGCAGACATAATGTCTgtgaaggagcagcaggagaagaggaggtaCTTTGTGCGGTTGGGGTCTCTCTCTGATGAACTTCGCCTCTTTGCCTACCTGCGctcaacagaaaaaatgaagcaggTCTGGCAGGGCATGCAGGAGGCCCTTGCACAGCTTCACTGCGCCATTGAACTG ATTGAAGTATTTAAGCAAGGATTTAATCAAAAGCTTCAGGAAGGGCAGGAGAAACTACACCAGATGTGGCTGGACTGGAGTAGGAAGTCTTCCAAAGAGAGTGGAGatgaaggctctgcagagccagag gagaTGGAGTCTCTGGCCCTGCTTATGGCATGCAGTATCACACAGCAGCTGCAAATCACCTGCTGTAAAATAGTGTCTGCAATCCAAGGTCTTCCCTCAAGCCTTCAGGATAAGGTGAAACAATCTCTTAGTACCATAGAGGAGCTTCATGCTTCTTTCTCAGCAGCAAACTCCCTCCAGGACTTGCCTAGCAGTGTCTTGACCCAGAGCCAGAGGCAGTTGGCTGTGATCCGGGAGTAcatggaggagctgctggactACCTGAAGAACAACACACCTCTGTCCTGGCTGGTGGGACCCTTCTCCCccagggaagaggaggtggaaaCCTCTCGGGAGGAGGAACCCTtgcaggagaaggaagcagggacagcaggagcaggggatCAGGAAGCTTCCACCACCCTGATGTAA